One Benincasa hispida cultivar B227 chromosome 5, ASM972705v1, whole genome shotgun sequence genomic window carries:
- the LOC120077325 gene encoding uncharacterized protein At4g06744-like, whose protein sequence is MAKPSPFALLFISNLFLFSFFYTAAIVADESSPKTDPQNLHLRLLHFLHLHLHQTSRLRLHLRVLLHLRVLLLLSPPLSLLPLLFQHLLLLLVPTIPQPHRHAAHHRHPPPPPPPPRPPPPPTAPIPTLTPAPTPPPPSRTKIALKAINNFKPRIEFDPNNVTATWKGSDVCKYRGFICDTVPDYKSEAVAGVSFNNFEFSGSKLTLNGFIDQLPDITFFHANSNNFIGTVPELISDLRFFYELDLSNNKFTGDFPKQVLGATKLTFLDIRFNGFCGPVPEKLFDMDIITAIFLNNNKFNNYIPANLGNTPARYLTFASNEFTGPIPKSIGIGKTKKNLIEVLFSDNKLSGCLPMEIGLLENAVLFDASKNSLTGPIPHSFACLAKMELLNFADNHFYGAVPEAVCKLPNLQNFTLRNNFFTQVGPVCRNLISKKVLDVSGNCILGLPEQRSEEECTHFFTNVEYCQDEKSMKYIPCKGNWYLNEDPAAVLRRPARKVTEMRTYAALVPH, encoded by the exons ATGGCCAAACCCTCACCTTTTGCCCTATTATTTATCTCTaatctctttctcttctctttcttctacACGGCGGCGATTGTCGCCGATGAATCGTCGCCTAAAACTGATCCTCAA AATCTCCACCTCCGCCTCCTCCACTTCCTCCACCTCCACCTCCACCAAACTTCGCGCCTTCGCCTCCACCTCCGAGTCCTCCTCCACCTCCGCGTCCTCCTCCTCCTCTCACCTCCGCTGTCCCTCCTCCCCCTCCTCTTCCAGCACCTCCTCCTCCTACTTGTGCCAACCATCCCCCAACCCCATCGCCACGCCGCCCACCACCGCCACCCACCTCCACCTCCACCTCCACCCCGACCCCCACCCCCACCCACCGCCCCCATCCCCACCCTCACCCCCGCCCCCACCCCACCTCCACCATCGCGAAccaaaattgcattaaaggcCATAAATAATTTCAAACCAAGAATCGAGTTTGACCCAAATAATGTCACAGCGACGTGGAAAGGGTCAGACGTTTGCAAATACAGAGGATTCATATGCGACACAGTTCCTGATTACAAAAGCGAGGCGGTGGCTGGAGTGAGCTTCAACAACTTCGAATTCAGCGGTTCTAAGCTAACTCTAAATGGGTTCATCGACCAGTTACCAGACATCACTTTCTTCCATGCAAACTCCAACAACTTCATCGGCACCGTCCCTGAACTCATCTCCGATCTCAGATTCTTCTACGAGCTCGATCTTAGCAACAACAAATTCACTGGCGATTTTCCAAAGCAAGTCCTCGGCGCCACTAAACTCACGTTCCTAGACATTCGGTTCAATGGCTTCTGTGGTCCGGTCCCAGAGAAGCTGTTTGATATGGACATTATCACTGCTATCTTCCTCAACAACAACAAGTTTAACAACTACATTCCGGCTAACCTTGGCAACACCCCTGCTCG GTACCTCACCTTCGCCAGCAACGAATTCACTGGCCCGATCCCAAAAAGCATTGGAATCGGAAAAACAAAGAAGAACCTAATCGAAGTCCTCTTCTCCGACAACAAGCTTTCCGGCTGTTTACCAATGGAGATCGGTCTTTTAGAGAATGCCGTTCTCTTCGACGCAAGCAAAAACTCCCTCACCGGCCCAATCCCACATTCCTTTGCCTGTTTAGCCAAAATGGAGCTTCTCAATTTCGCCGACAACCACTTCTACGGCGCTGTTCCGGAGGCCGTCTGCAAGTTACCAAACCTCCAAAACTTCACTCTCCGCAACAACTTCTTCACCCAAGTCGGCCCCGTCTGCCGGAACTTGATCTCGAAGAAAGTTCTAGACGTTTCTGGAAACTGCATTTTGGGTCTGCCGGAGCAGAGATCGGAAGAGGAATGTACCCATTTCTTCACCAATGTTGAGTACTGTCAGGATGAGAAGTCAATGAAGTACATTCCTTGTAAAGGGAATTGGTATTTGAATGAAGATCCGGCCGCCGTACTCCGTCGGCCGGCGAGGAAAGTGACGGAGATGAGAACTTACGCGGCTCTTGTCCCGCattaa